One region of bacterium genomic DNA includes:
- the modB gene encoding molybdate ABC transporter permease subunit: MTGRATSKEPNRRPSIAVLVMAVIAVAILALPLVGLLQRTPWSSLGTTLGETATLEALRVSVVVSLLAAAVSVVLGLPLAWVLARLSFRGRALVRAVVLLPMVLPPVVGGIALFFALGRRGLVGRALHNWFGLDTLIGTTAGAVIAAAFVSMPFFVITAEAGLRQLDSRLESAAATLGARRWTVFRRITLPLLAPSLAAGATLSWARALGEFGATITFAGNHPGRTRTLPLAIAQANEAGQPEAAIAMSVLLIGVSLLVLIGLRHRWIAPRTRQPDDSTKTSPS; encoded by the coding sequence ATGACCGGCCGTGCCACTTCTAAAGAACCGAACCGCCGGCCGTCGATTGCGGTTCTGGTTATGGCCGTCATTGCAGTGGCCATTCTTGCCCTGCCCCTGGTGGGCCTGTTGCAGCGGACTCCGTGGTCGTCGCTGGGCACAACCCTGGGCGAAACCGCCACCTTGGAGGCCCTCCGAGTGTCGGTGGTGGTGTCGCTTCTGGCCGCGGCAGTGTCGGTGGTGCTGGGGCTGCCTCTGGCCTGGGTGCTGGCGCGGCTTTCGTTCCGGGGGCGGGCATTGGTCCGGGCCGTGGTATTGCTGCCCATGGTGCTGCCTCCCGTAGTAGGAGGCATCGCCCTGTTCTTCGCCCTCGGTCGCCGGGGGCTCGTTGGCCGGGCGCTGCACAATTGGTTCGGCCTGGACACCCTCATCGGCACCACCGCGGGCGCGGTGATCGCCGCCGCTTTCGTGTCGATGCCGTTCTTCGTGATCACCGCCGAGGCCGGCCTGCGCCAACTCGACTCCCGCCTGGAGTCGGCGGCGGCCACCTTGGGCGCCCGCCGCTGGACCGTTTTTCGTCGGATCACCCTGCCGCTGCTGGCCCCGTCGCTGGCCGCAGGGGCCACTCTGTCGTGGGCCCGGGCTCTGGGCGAGTTCGGGGCCACCATTACCTTCGCCGGCAACCACCCGGGGCGCACCCGCACGCTGCCTCTGGCCATCGCCCAGGCCAACGAGGCCGGACAGCCCGAGGCAGCTATTGCCATGTCGGTGCTGCTGATCGGGGTGTCGCTGCTCGTGCTCATCGGCCTGCGCCACCGCTGGATCGCCCCCCGCACCCGCCAACCCGATGACTCCACAAAGACGTCTCCGTCATGA
- a CDS encoding ABC transporter ATP-binding protein: MSIQAEIHAATGGFTIQAVFDAPQGSCTAIVGPNGAGKTTLIHVLAGLIPLQQGKIALAGQVVDNPAQGIWVPSDRRPIALHSQHNLLFPHLSVVDNVAFGPRCSGMATRPARQLAEGWLQKLGLADLAHLRPAQLSGGQAQRVGLARAAACQPDVLLLDESLASLDAETRTDVRHLLADIPATRVLITHDPVETRVLADQLLVMEQGQIVQAGTPEEVTADPRTPWTAGLLDINLLTGHAAGTQVALDCGLALTTATPMTGPVLVTFSPAAVTLSTAQPHTSARNTWQAEVARIQPESDRVRVLLGAPAPCHVWVTPQAAKELGLSAGSRCWAALKATELTVREA, encoded by the coding sequence ATGAGCATCCAAGCCGAAATCCACGCCGCCACCGGAGGCTTCACCATCCAAGCCGTGTTCGACGCCCCCCAAGGAAGCTGCACCGCCATCGTCGGTCCCAACGGTGCAGGCAAGACCACCCTCATCCATGTGCTGGCCGGGCTGATCCCCTTGCAACAGGGCAAGATCGCGCTGGCTGGTCAAGTGGTCGACAATCCTGCTCAAGGCATCTGGGTGCCCTCCGACCGCCGCCCCATCGCCTTGCACAGCCAGCACAACCTGCTGTTTCCCCACCTCAGCGTGGTGGACAATGTGGCGTTCGGCCCTCGGTGCTCGGGTATGGCCACCCGACCGGCCCGCCAGCTAGCAGAGGGGTGGCTCCAAAAACTGGGGCTGGCCGACTTGGCCCACCTGCGTCCCGCCCAGCTCTCCGGCGGTCAGGCCCAGCGGGTGGGTTTGGCTCGGGCGGCAGCCTGCCAGCCCGACGTGCTGCTGCTCGACGAATCCCTGGCCTCCCTCGACGCCGAGACCCGCACCGACGTTCGCCACCTGTTGGCCGACATTCCCGCCACCCGAGTGCTGATCACTCACGACCCGGTGGAGACCCGGGTGCTGGCCGACCAACTCCTCGTCATGGAGCAGGGACAGATTGTGCAAGCCGGCACCCCCGAGGAGGTGACTGCCGACCCCCGAACTCCGTGGACTGCCGGACTCTTAGACATCAACCTGCTCACCGGGCATGCCGCCGGCACCCAAGTGGCCCTTGACTGCGGGCTCGCCCTCACCACGGCCACGCCCATGACCGGACCAGTACTGGTCACCTTCTCCCCCGCCGCCGTCACTCTGTCAACGGCCCAGCCCCACACCAGCGCCCGCAACACCTGGCAGGCCGAGGTGGCCCGTATCCAGCCCGAGAGCGACCGCGTACGGGTGCTGTTAGGGGCACCGGCGCCCTGCCACGTATGGGTCACGCCCCAAGCCGCCAAAGAACTCGGCCTGAGCGCCGGGTCGAGGTGCTGGGCCGCCCTCAAAGCCACCGAATTGACCGTTCGAGAGGCCTAA